A stretch of the Aegilops tauschii subsp. strangulata cultivar AL8/78 chromosome 4, Aet v6.0, whole genome shotgun sequence genome encodes the following:
- the LOC109780969 gene encoding 3beta-hydroxysteroid-dehydrogenase/decarboxylase isoform X1, translated as MDAAEASARWCVVTGGRGFAARHLVLMLLRSGEWRVRVADLAQVISLDLDEEQGILGAAIREGQAVYASADLRDKAQLAKAFEGAEVVFHMAAPDSSINNFHLHYSVNVEGTKNVIDACIHCKVKRLIYTSSPSVVFDGVHGIFNADESMPYPDKFNDSYSETKADAEKLVMRANGRDGLLTCCIRPSSIFGPGDKLLVPSLVAAARAGKSKYIIGDGNNYYDFTYVENVAYGHVCADKTLSSEDGAKRAAGKAYFVTNVEPIKFWEFMSLLLDGLGYQRPSIKIPVSVMMPLAHVVEWTYKSFCKYGMKVPQLTPSRIRLLSCNRTFSCSRAKDQLGYEPIVSLKDGLKRTIESYSHMQAQNQRSISKTSILLGNGNVAKTLLWEDSKQTMTVLLLLAVIYYQLFTCGYTIITAMAKIFSLTALFLFIHGMLPANVFGHKIEKLEPSNFHISQVEAHHIACSVSSSWNSLVGVLKSLCRGNDWPLFLKVVFFLLVVSILSAMSSEAAFKIGIPLIFIGFKAYEKWEDTIDSLVGDACSFVLQFTPIQISSRQKQT; from the exons ATGGATGCGGCCGAAGCCAGTGCGAGATGGTGTGTGGTCACTGGCGGCCGCGGCTTCGCGGCGAGACATCTGGTGCTGATGCTTCTCCGCTCCGGCGAGTGGCGCGTGCGCGTGGCCGACCTGGCCCAAGTCATCTCTCTCGACCTAGACGAGGAGCAGGGTATCCTCGGGGCCGCCATCCGCGAAGGACAAGCCGTTTACGCGTCCGCCGACCTCCGCGACAAGGCCCAGCTGGCCAAAG CTTTTGAAGGGGCAGAAGTAGTTTTTCATATGGCTGCTCCAGACTCATCCATCAACAACTTCCATCTTCATTATTCGGTGAATGTTGAAG GAACAAAGAATGTCATTGATGCATGTATCCATTGCAAGGTGAAGCGACTTATCTACACTAGTTCACCAAGTGTAGTTTTTGATGGTGTTCATGGAATTTTTAATGCAGATGAATCAATGCCCTACCCAGATAAG TTTAATGATTCGTATTCAGAAACAAAGGCAGACGCAGAAAAATTGGTGATGAGAGCTAATGGTAGGGATGGGCTTCTTACTTGTTGTATACGCCCAAGTAGCATTTTTGGGCCCGGTGATAAGCTACTGGTTCCTTCTCTGGTTGCTGCTGCAAGGGCAGGCAAGTCCAAA TACATAATTGGCGATGGGAACAACTATTATGATTTCACCTACGTCGAAAACGTTGCCTATGGCCATGTTTGTGCGGACAAAACTCTATCATCTGAAGATGGTGCAAAGAGAGCTGCTGGAAAA GCCTACTTCGTGACAAATGTGGAGCCCATAAAGTTCTGGGAGTTTATGTCATTGCTTCTAGATGGTCTTGGATATCAAAG GCCTTCAATAAAAATTCCTGTCTCTGTTATGATGCCATTGGCTCATGTGGTGGAATGGACTTACAAGTCGTTCTGCAAGTATGGCATGAAGGTTCCTCAGCTGACACCGTCAAGGATCAGGCTCCTCTCATGCAATCGAACATTCAGTTGCTCAAGAGCCAAAGATCAGCTTGGTTATGAACCCATTGTATCACTCAAG GATGGGCTGAAGAGAACAATAGAGTCGTATTCCCATATGCAAGCTCAGAATCAAAGGAGTATATCAAAGACTTCGATTTTGCTTGGGAATGGAAATG TTGCAAAAACGCTTCTTTGGGAAGATTCGAAGCAAACAATGACAGTGCTACTACTATTGGCTGTTATCTACTACCAGTTATTCACATGTGGTTACACCATTATCACAGCAATGGCAAAAATTTTCTCACTAACAGCACTGTTCTTGTTCATTCATGGCATGCTTCCTGCAAATGT GTTTGGCCACAAGATTGAGAAACTTGAGCCCTCAAACTTCCACATCTCACAGGTGGAGGCACATCATATTGCTTGCTCAGTCAGTTCATCATGGAACTCATTAGTTGGTGTGCTAAAATCTCTTTGTAGGGGAAATGATTGGCCACTTTTTCTCAAG GTGGTATTCTTCCTACTGGTTGTTAGCATCCTTAGTGCTATGTCTTCGGAGGCTGCATTTAAAATAG GTATTCCTCTCATTTTCATAGGCTTCAAAGCATATGAGAAATGGGAGGACACAATTGACAGCCTGGTGGGTGATGCTTGTTCGTTCGTTCTACAGTTTACTCCTATCCAGATATCTTCAAGGCAGAAACAAACATAG
- the LOC109780969 gene encoding 3beta-hydroxysteroid-dehydrogenase/decarboxylase isoform X2 yields the protein MAAPDSSINNFHLHYSVNVEGTKNVIDACIHCKVKRLIYTSSPSVVFDGVHGIFNADESMPYPDKFNDSYSETKADAEKLVMRANGRDGLLTCCIRPSSIFGPGDKLLVPSLVAAARAGKSKYIIGDGNNYYDFTYVENVAYGHVCADKTLSSEDGAKRAAGKAYFVTNVEPIKFWEFMSLLLDGLGYQRPSIKIPVSVMMPLAHVVEWTYKSFCKYGMKVPQLTPSRIRLLSCNRTFSCSRAKDQLGYEPIVSLKDGLKRTIESYSHMQAQNQRSISKTSILLGNGNVAKTLLWEDSKQTMTVLLLLAVIYYQLFTCGYTIITAMAKIFSLTALFLFIHGMLPANVFGHKIEKLEPSNFHISQVEAHHIACSVSSSWNSLVGVLKSLCRGNDWPLFLKVVFFLLVVSILSAMSSEAAFKIGIPLIFIGFKAYEKWEDTIDSLVGDACSFVLQFTPIQISSRQKQT from the exons ATGGCTGCTCCAGACTCATCCATCAACAACTTCCATCTTCATTATTCGGTGAATGTTGAAG GAACAAAGAATGTCATTGATGCATGTATCCATTGCAAGGTGAAGCGACTTATCTACACTAGTTCACCAAGTGTAGTTTTTGATGGTGTTCATGGAATTTTTAATGCAGATGAATCAATGCCCTACCCAGATAAG TTTAATGATTCGTATTCAGAAACAAAGGCAGACGCAGAAAAATTGGTGATGAGAGCTAATGGTAGGGATGGGCTTCTTACTTGTTGTATACGCCCAAGTAGCATTTTTGGGCCCGGTGATAAGCTACTGGTTCCTTCTCTGGTTGCTGCTGCAAGGGCAGGCAAGTCCAAA TACATAATTGGCGATGGGAACAACTATTATGATTTCACCTACGTCGAAAACGTTGCCTATGGCCATGTTTGTGCGGACAAAACTCTATCATCTGAAGATGGTGCAAAGAGAGCTGCTGGAAAA GCCTACTTCGTGACAAATGTGGAGCCCATAAAGTTCTGGGAGTTTATGTCATTGCTTCTAGATGGTCTTGGATATCAAAG GCCTTCAATAAAAATTCCTGTCTCTGTTATGATGCCATTGGCTCATGTGGTGGAATGGACTTACAAGTCGTTCTGCAAGTATGGCATGAAGGTTCCTCAGCTGACACCGTCAAGGATCAGGCTCCTCTCATGCAATCGAACATTCAGTTGCTCAAGAGCCAAAGATCAGCTTGGTTATGAACCCATTGTATCACTCAAG GATGGGCTGAAGAGAACAATAGAGTCGTATTCCCATATGCAAGCTCAGAATCAAAGGAGTATATCAAAGACTTCGATTTTGCTTGGGAATGGAAATG TTGCAAAAACGCTTCTTTGGGAAGATTCGAAGCAAACAATGACAGTGCTACTACTATTGGCTGTTATCTACTACCAGTTATTCACATGTGGTTACACCATTATCACAGCAATGGCAAAAATTTTCTCACTAACAGCACTGTTCTTGTTCATTCATGGCATGCTTCCTGCAAATGT GTTTGGCCACAAGATTGAGAAACTTGAGCCCTCAAACTTCCACATCTCACAGGTGGAGGCACATCATATTGCTTGCTCAGTCAGTTCATCATGGAACTCATTAGTTGGTGTGCTAAAATCTCTTTGTAGGGGAAATGATTGGCCACTTTTTCTCAAG GTGGTATTCTTCCTACTGGTTGTTAGCATCCTTAGTGCTATGTCTTCGGAGGCTGCATTTAAAATAG GTATTCCTCTCATTTTCATAGGCTTCAAAGCATATGAGAAATGGGAGGACACAATTGACAGCCTGGTGGGTGATGCTTGTTCGTTCGTTCTACAGTTTACTCCTATCCAGATATCTTCAAGGCAGAAACAAACATAG